A stretch of the Phycisphaeraceae bacterium genome encodes the following:
- a CDS encoding DNA translocase FtsK 4TM domain-containing protein → MAESALSRSAGRALGASSARASKSASSSHDPSLLWRRVFWMALAACWLFLAVSAVTFNLADPPSPIVTPANDPVANWCGRVGAAAAYYSYEMLGLGVWVLMLLWGLHLSIMAAGKRVGHLGVRFLGAFLMAGSFAAIQALLLPNSGPVRGLGGGLIGTVGTHELTTRFNALGAFMILSLVFMVGAVVALDAWALVAALWAGKAVISAGRPVARLAASVGGVARAKVESVVAARLATAGTDPEVRLNDLDDDEEIPGREEKPRRARTAEPDDDDEPMLEFGDESITVDEDEEAALETAEARAHQKAAAKARRARPVAEAVDPYPPVEDDTEPAAADDAEPAQPRTYDPEALRAKIARLPLRFASATTRAATEEDMRDIQNASELEGYQFPGLDILEDPEVNYSERMEAFVREQAEILGRALAEYRIDGEVVGIESGPVITNYEIRLAPGTKGAVLQSVASDLARALKAINIRIVPNTAGRDTVGIEVPNAIKEKVRLKELMTRSEAASKMALPMFLGKDAAGEPLVADLASMPHLLIAGTTGSGKSVCMNTVIMSFLYTRKPNELKLVLVDPKMVELNQFKDIPHLMCPVVTDMAKAAAILEWAVGKMDERYELLAEAACRDITSYNSLPWEELKERFNPATPDEEARIPRKLPYMVFVIDELADLIITNKEVEQFIVRIAQKARAVGIHLIVATQRPQANVVTGLIKSNMPARISFKVASGMDSRIVLDQKGGELLLGQGDMLYLSPRSSKLTRAQGTLVDDAEIRKAVKFMRTIATPTYERQLIQLRSAGAAAEAARDGFMNAQEDDLFDKAVEIVLETRLGSVSMLQRRLAIGYTRAARLVEMMGEAGILGAHKGTVAREVMMSLDEWHALKAQAEADAQAGGPPDASASEPSPQRLSLADAVSGARSDSEDPFEDAFQDEDGDERHTTVPRRDDDDSII, encoded by the coding sequence ATGGCTGAGAGTGCACTTTCCCGATCCGCCGGTCGGGCCCTCGGGGCTTCCTCCGCGCGCGCGTCCAAGTCCGCCTCCTCCTCCCATGACCCTTCGCTCCTCTGGCGACGGGTCTTCTGGATGGCCCTGGCCGCGTGCTGGCTGTTCCTGGCGGTCAGCGCCGTCACATTCAACCTCGCCGACCCCCCATCCCCGATCGTGACCCCGGCCAACGACCCGGTCGCCAACTGGTGCGGCCGTGTCGGCGCCGCGGCGGCGTACTACTCCTACGAGATGCTCGGCCTGGGTGTCTGGGTCCTCATGCTCCTCTGGGGCCTGCACCTCTCCATCATGGCCGCGGGCAAGCGCGTCGGTCACCTCGGCGTCCGCTTCCTGGGCGCCTTCCTCATGGCCGGCTCGTTCGCGGCGATCCAGGCCCTGCTGCTGCCCAACTCCGGCCCGGTCCGCGGCCTCGGCGGCGGCCTGATCGGCACGGTGGGCACCCACGAACTGACCACCCGGTTCAACGCCCTCGGCGCGTTCATGATCCTCTCCCTGGTGTTCATGGTCGGCGCTGTCGTCGCCCTCGACGCCTGGGCCCTCGTCGCGGCCCTGTGGGCGGGCAAGGCGGTCATCAGCGCCGGCCGGCCCGTCGCCCGGCTCGCGGCGTCCGTGGGGGGAGTGGCCCGAGCCAAGGTCGAATCGGTCGTCGCCGCCCGCCTCGCCACCGCCGGAACCGACCCCGAGGTCCGCCTCAACGACCTCGACGATGATGAAGAGATCCCCGGCCGCGAAGAGAAGCCGCGCCGTGCCCGCACCGCCGAACCCGACGATGACGACGAGCCCATGCTCGAGTTCGGCGATGAGTCCATCACCGTCGATGAAGACGAGGAGGCCGCGCTCGAGACCGCCGAGGCCCGCGCCCACCAGAAGGCCGCCGCCAAGGCCCGGCGCGCCCGCCCCGTCGCCGAAGCGGTCGACCCCTACCCGCCCGTTGAGGACGACACCGAACCCGCCGCGGCCGACGACGCCGAGCCCGCCCAGCCACGCACGTACGACCCCGAGGCGCTCCGCGCGAAGATCGCCCGGCTCCCCCTCCGCTTCGCCTCCGCGACCACCCGCGCCGCGACCGAAGAGGACATGCGCGACATCCAGAACGCCTCGGAACTGGAGGGCTACCAGTTCCCGGGCCTGGACATCCTCGAAGACCCGGAGGTCAACTACTCCGAGCGCATGGAGGCCTTCGTCCGCGAGCAGGCCGAGATCCTCGGCCGCGCCCTGGCCGAGTACCGCATCGACGGCGAGGTCGTCGGCATCGAGTCGGGCCCGGTCATCACCAACTACGAGATCCGCCTCGCCCCCGGCACCAAGGGCGCCGTCCTGCAGTCGGTCGCCTCCGACCTCGCCCGGGCCCTCAAGGCCATCAACATCCGCATCGTCCCCAACACGGCCGGGCGCGACACCGTCGGCATCGAGGTCCCCAACGCCATCAAGGAGAAGGTCCGCCTCAAGGAACTCATGACCCGCTCCGAGGCCGCCAGCAAGATGGCCCTCCCGATGTTCTTGGGCAAGGACGCCGCCGGCGAGCCGCTGGTCGCCGACCTCGCTTCGATGCCTCACCTGCTCATCGCCGGCACGACCGGCTCGGGCAAGTCGGTGTGCATGAACACCGTCATCATGTCCTTCCTCTACACGCGCAAGCCCAACGAGCTCAAGCTTGTGCTGGTCGACCCCAAGATGGTCGAGCTCAACCAGTTCAAGGACATCCCCCACCTCATGTGCCCGGTCGTCACCGACATGGCCAAGGCCGCCGCCATCCTGGAGTGGGCGGTGGGCAAGATGGACGAGCGCTACGAACTCCTCGCCGAAGCCGCCTGCCGCGACATCACCAGCTACAACTCCCTCCCCTGGGAGGAACTGAAGGAGCGCTTCAACCCCGCCACGCCGGACGAAGAGGCCCGCATCCCCCGCAAGCTTCCCTACATGGTCTTCGTCATCGACGAGCTGGCCGACCTCATCATCACCAACAAGGAAGTCGAGCAGTTCATCGTCCGCATCGCCCAGAAGGCGCGTGCCGTCGGCATCCACCTCATCGTCGCCACGCAGCGGCCCCAGGCCAACGTCGTCACCGGCCTCATCAAGTCCAACATGCCAGCCCGCATTTCGTTCAAGGTGGCCAGCGGCATGGACTCCCGCATCGTCCTCGATCAGAAGGGCGGCGAGCTGCTCCTGGGCCAGGGCGACATGCTCTACCTCTCGCCGCGCTCCAGCAAGCTCACCCGCGCCCAAGGCACCCTCGTCGACGACGCCGAGATCCGCAAGGCCGTCAAGTTCATGCGGACCATCGCCACCCCGACCTACGAGCGCCAACTCATCCAGCTCCGCTCCGCCGGCGCCGCGGCCGAGGCCGCCCGCGACGGCTTCATGAACGCCCAGGAGGACGACCTCTTCGACAAAGCCGTCGAGATCGTCCTCGAGACGCGCCTCGGCTCGGTCTCCATGCTCCAGCGCCGCCTCGCCATCGGCTACACCCGCGCCGCCCGGCTCGTCGAGATGATGGGCGAGGCCGGCATCCTCGGCGCTCACAAGGGCACCGTCGCCCGCGAGGTCATGATGTCCCTCGACGAGTGGCACGCCCTCAAGGCCCAGGCCGAGGCCGACGCCCAGGCCGGCGGCCCTCCGGACGCCTCGGCGTCCGAGCCCTCCCCTCAGCGGCTGTCACTCGCCGACGCCGTCAGCGGCGCCCGCTCCGACTCCGAGGACCCCTTCGAGGATGCGTTCCAGGACGAGGACGGCGACGAGCGCCACACGACCGTTCCCCGGCGCGACGACGACGACTCGATCATCTGA